TGTGTGATAATTTCTCAGTTAGGACACTCGATAAATCCGTAAACCGCTCATGAAAAGGTCTGCCTCCAACTTACGGTCCTTTTGGTTTCCAGAATCGAACGGGACTTCCTGGTCAAAGGAACCTCAAAGGTCTTCACTGTAACAACCTCCACCACAGCACTGTTGCCATAGAGACCATACATATCTTCACCTAGCTAGAaaaggacaaagacaatgacATTAAATAATTGATCACATTATCTTTAATAATATCCATTATGCCTTTCCCCTTACTttctgaaggacagaagcaagaATGGCGGTGGCATCTCGATACTGAGGAGATTCCGGGCCATAGATCCTTCTGAGCTCCTCCAGGCCGGACAATTCCAGGGAGTACACGTCCGGAGAATGGTCCTTTGCCAAATGCTTGTGCCTCTGAAGCTACAACATGCAAAGGACAGAGATATCTGAGCCACAACGCGCGTTCTATCCTCATCGATCCTTTCATAAAACCAGGGTTACTCACGAGACTTGTGATATCGTGCAGAACTTGGacctcagacaggaagagcaAATCGGCCTGGAAAGGAAGCCAGAGGTAAGAGAGGAGAGAACTGACTCCCACTTCACAAATCTCAAGAAACAAAGACTGATAAATTGTACCAACTACCTCCAGTGAGTTCTATGTTAATGATATGAGAACATGCATTCGAACACCTCATAGTGGGAACGGCATAACCGTGACACAGGATAGCATCATCTTCCGGTTTAAATCAGTCATGATGGCTGTTATACGAGGTATTTAAGGCCTGTATGGCCTCGCGTTGTTGGGTGCTACGCTGCTGTAGGAAACCAACTTCTGCATTTCTGCTGAGGGAGTTGAGTGGCAGGGAGGTCAGCACCGAGCCGTCCTGGGACAGACGAGCTCGGATCTGCTGCAAGGTCACCGGCAGGTCCTCAAACACGGCATTGGCCTTGCCCAGCATATACAACCTCTGAGACACAACAGATGAAATATTCACCACTGAGCACCTCAAAGGGGATAAGAGAAGTGGCAAATATGTACTGTTTGGTCTGGGTGCATTCTTCATCACCTCCTCACTCGGGGCCAGCTGCAGCACTACAGGGGTGTCCTCAGCAAACAGAGAATGGACCGTCTCTGCAACACTATCCAAGGTGAAGGGCACTGGCTGCAGGGAAGGAGACACGCTGACTAAACAAAGCCAAATAACATAGCAAGGCATTATATCTAATGCACAAAGCTAAAGAGACCCTCATTATTCTGCCACTACTCTTTCACTGTATATAATGCAGTGTCCTATATACTTCATTTTAATTACGCTTTTTTATATTGCTTAGATAATCTAGTTtgcttttaatgtttttctttgagtAGAaccaaatatatttatttcccaaCGTTTTATGGCGTTTTAATTATTCCAATAATGACTAAAAACTTTAAATAGCAAAATGAGGCATCGACGTATGTCTTGGCCCAACACAGCTTCCAGTAATGTGTGACTGACCCCGAAGGCCCGGATCAGTGCGGACTCACATTCTCCAAGGGATAGGAAGCCACACTCTGAGGCAGGTCGAGCTCCTCGACCCCTCTCACCACGACCAGCACATTAGCCCGGGGACGCTGAAACAACGGACCAGCTCGGAGGCCCGGCCAGGACAGATCCTGTACAAAAGGAAAAGACACACGTTAGCACAGTCCACAAGCTTGAGTCCGGAGgagccatttcttttttcacattacCTCTTGAACAGAGAAACCCATGGTTAAAGCCACCAGGTCAGGGATCTTCTCTCCAGAAATAGGCCAGTCTCCTTTCTGGAAGGATACAAACTCGGGAGCCTGCAGCACCGTCAGACTGTCTCCATGTACACCTGTGAGAAATACGAAAGCATGTCACGATGAAAAAGTGGGAAataatgtcacaaaaaaaacaatattctcAAATCAGCAGACGAGCaaaatatttcttattattattagtgtcgTATAAATTCTGTGTTGGGTGAAAACATTGAGTTACCACTTTTTAACAGCCCTTTTTCCTATTTATCCAGTAGAAGGATTTTCTGCCTCATAACTTTTTAGGTTAGGTTATGTTCTGACCAGGGAATCCCTATAAAGGAGAATGAAGAAGTAgtattcatatatttatatattccaTACCAAGCTAGTTGAAATGTTTGGTCTTTGATATATGTTATTCATTTCACAACAGAAGGCAACAATATCCCATAAGTGAAATCTTTTACTATTAACTACTGagtgaagtattttttttttttttctgatgtggcatattattaataaaataaagaggagGTGGACATTTCCTTAAATAGAGACATTATGGAACCAATACAATtagctttataaataaagtgcGTGACTGCAGAAATATATAATCACAGGATTTAAATTGAAGATATTATCTTAAATTGTTTTGGTAGTTTGTTTCATATGAAATAACTTTTAACGGTcatttttcattcttctttAACGGTACCAAAAGCAAAAACTAAGATaaccaaaaataacaaaacataaAACGTAGAGCAGTGAGCGCTTACCTCAGGTTACACAACCAGTAATTACTCCCCATTAGCATTGACGACACTAATAATTCAGGGGTGGGAACGAGTCAAGTCTGTGAAGgaacactcacacactcagGCTTCCATTGGCTTTCGGTTAGGGCTCATCACGCGCCACAACCGGATcatcctgatccagaatcatGAGCTATGAGAAGGCAAACTAAGACTAGTTCTTACATTCTGGGCATGTACCGTTTTTATATGGTTATCGAAGGCCTCTGTGTGGCGATGGTGAATCTGAACTCGTTTCTGATGCGGCAGCGGACAGATATGCATATTCTGATGTAGTCAAACACGTCAGTCTGTTGTTTATACCTCGGTtacatcagaaccagaatcagaatcaggtgtttattgtcaatgagggttcacagactaggaattcctctcggtgaagtcgtgctacatgtaacagtaatgactaaatacaaccACGAAGCAGCTCCGTGGAGGGAAGCACAACTCGTGATGATGATCATT
This DNA window, taken from Brachionichthys hirsutus isolate HB-005 unplaced genomic scaffold, CSIRO-AGI_Bhir_v1 contig_1098, whole genome shotgun sequence, encodes the following:
- the LOC137915788 gene encoding renin receptor-like; the encoded protein is MALTNFRTMDAVFSAAFVLYLLLTTGVHGDSLTVLQAPEFVSFQKGDWPISGEKIPDLVALTMGFSVQEDLSWPGLRAGPLFQRPRANVLVVVRGVEELDLPQSVASYPLENPVPFTLDSVAETVHSLFAEDTPVVLQLAPSEERLYMLGKANAVFEDLPVTLQQIRARLSQDGSVLTSLPLNSLSRNAEADLLFLSEVQVLHDITSLLQRHKHLAKDHSPDVYSLELSGLEELRRIYGPESPQYRDATAILASVLQKLGEDMYGLYGNSAVVEVVTVKTFEVPLTRKSRSILETKRTGSSGLYNLAYKYNFQYAVIFNIVLWLMLILALAVIVISYNLWNMDPGYDSIIYRMTNQKIRMD